In one Acipenser ruthenus chromosome 10, fAciRut3.2 maternal haplotype, whole genome shotgun sequence genomic region, the following are encoded:
- the LOC117413489 gene encoding NADH dehydrogenase [ubiquinone] 1 beta subcomplex subunit 3-like produces the protein MGHGHEHGHGLSMPDYKQWKVEGTPLEFTQERLARRGLKDPWARNEAWRYMGGFAKPTTFKDVFFRGFKWGFAAFVVALGVEYALFPPKKNGDH, from the exons ATGGGTCACGGCCACGAACATGGACATGGCCTTTCAATGCCAGATTACAAACAGTGGAAAGTGGAGGGGACCCCCCttgagttcacacaggagagactgGCAAGGAGGGGGCTGAAAGACCCCTGGGCTCG GAATGAGGCATGGAGGTACATGGGAGGCTTCGCTAAGCCAACGACCTTTAAAGATGTCTTCTTCAGGGGCTTCAAGTGGGGTTTTGCAGCTTTCGTTGTGGCTTTGGGCGTTGAGTATGCCTTGTTCCCTCCAAAGAAGAATGGAGATCACTAG